Within the Plesiomonas shigelloides genome, the region AAACACTGTTTCAGACACTGGCCGAACGCCATGAAGGCGCGTTTGTCCCCTTTGTTACGCTGGGCGACCCCAACCGTGAACAGTCTCTGGCCATTATCGACACCTTAATTGCAGCTGGTGCCGATGCTCTAGAGCTGGGCTTTCCGTTCTCGGATCCGTCTGCTGATGGCCCCACCATTCAAGGTGCCAATTTGCGCGCATTGCAATCTGGCATCACGCCAACTCAGTGCTTCGCCATGCTGAGCGAAATCCGCGCTCGCCATCCCAAAATCCCCATTGGGCTGCTGATGTACGCCAATTTGGTCTATGCCCGCGGCATTGATGCGTTTTACGCTGCGTGTGTACAAAGCGGCGTAGACTCCGTGTTAATTGCCGATGTGCCCGTTGAAGAATCACTGCCGTTTCGTGTGGCGGCGCAAGTGCACGGCATCGAAACTATCTTCATCTGCCCACCGAATGCGAACAGTGCCACCGTGCAAAGTGTGGCTGCGAGCTCACAAGGCTATACCTATCTGCTCTCGCGCGCCGGCGTAACCGGTGCTGAGCAAAAAGCCGTGATGCCACTGGAGCACATTATGGCGCAGCTTCGCGATCATAATGCGCCGCCAGCCCTGCTCGGCTTTGGAATTGCAGAGCCAGCTCAAGTCAAAGCAGCACTGGATGCCGGCGCGGCAGGCGCTATTTCCGGCTCAGCGGTGGTGAAAATCATCGAACAGTACCAAACCCAGCCAGAGCAGATGCTGCAACACTTGCATGCGTTTGTTCAGGCCATGAAAGCGGCCACTCAGCGCGGCTAATTCGCAGCATAACCGGGCGTAACCCCAATCCCCGATAACAGGTCGGCGCCACCGGCCTGTTTTTTCCACATCCAGAGGATTGAGCGCATCAGCTCTCACCATGCCCTATTTCACACCGCTGCCGCGGCAGTTAAACGCATACTTACGAGCTACATCCCGTCATCGCACTGATTTACAGCGATATTTATTGCCCCCTCTTGAAGAGCGGTAGCCGCCGCGCTATAAAACGCAGCAGTGAATTAGTTCGTTGAAAACACCCCTTTCGCCCGCCCGCTCATAGAAATGAGCATTGAGGCATACGAAAGGCGTGGTGGTCTGCTCCATAACAGTGAAGTTTGTGTGCAATCATGAGTGATGAGTTAAATCCCTGTGTCAGCTGCGGCGCGTGCTGCGCCTATTTCCGCGTTTCTTTCTACTGGGGCGAAACTACCGAAGGCGGTGGTTTAGTACCTGAACATCTCACTGAACAAGTGACCCCGCATCTGGTTTGCATGCAGGGCACCGGTCAACGCCCGGCGCGCTGTGTGGCGTTAACCGGTCAGATTGGCGAGTCGGTCAGTTGCAGTATGTATCATCAACGCTCCAGCACCTGTCGGCAATTTGCCATGTCCGGTGAAAACGGCGTCCACAACCCTGACTGCGATAAAGCCCGCGCCGCACATGGTTTACCGCCCTTACCGGTTCCCGTTTGGCAACCGTCTCTACCGGAGGCTGAACCGGCCTGAGCCTTAATCTAAGACTGAAATTTTCAGCAGAATTAGCCCACATCAGCGAACAAACACCGATTACCACACTGCAGCCCTTTCATTTGAGGGCTGCTACCCGCTACAATCAGCCCCCGAAACAGAATCTTGCATGAACTGTGGGGAGACTTCATGCCTATCACCGCTCAAACTTTATTACGCGACAGCGCTAACTTTATCCGTAATCACCTGAATACGGTGCTGCTGCTTTCACTGATCGTTGCTGTGATTGTGGTTCTGGCAGAATACCTGATGATAGGAACTCCAGACTCCATCGAACTGTCGCAAGA harbors:
- a CDS encoding YkgJ family cysteine cluster protein, yielding MSDELNPCVSCGACCAYFRVSFYWGETTEGGGLVPEHLTEQVTPHLVCMQGTGQRPARCVALTGQIGESVSCSMYHQRSSTCRQFAMSGENGVHNPDCDKARAAHGLPPLPVPVWQPSLPEAEPA
- the trpA gene encoding tryptophan synthase subunit alpha, whose product is MSRYQTLFQTLAERHEGAFVPFVTLGDPNREQSLAIIDTLIAAGADALELGFPFSDPSADGPTIQGANLRALQSGITPTQCFAMLSEIRARHPKIPIGLLMYANLVYARGIDAFYAACVQSGVDSVLIADVPVEESLPFRVAAQVHGIETIFICPPNANSATVQSVAASSQGYTYLLSRAGVTGAEQKAVMPLEHIMAQLRDHNAPPALLGFGIAEPAQVKAALDAGAAGAISGSAVVKIIEQYQTQPEQMLQHLHAFVQAMKAATQRG